DNA sequence from the Paenibacillus azoreducens genome:
TATCCTCAGCCGTCAACTGCATATTGGCGCCCGGGGCAACCACCATCGTCCGCTCAGCCGACTCATCGATAATGATTGTCGTGAGTCCTGTATGACTTAGAGGCGTACGTTTGATATAAGAAACATCAATGCCGCTCTCGGTTAAATCCGTTAACATCGTGTCGCCATAGTAGTCCATTCCGACGGAGCTGATCAGTACCGGTTCTTTGCCCAGCCTGCATACCGCGGTTGCGGCGTTCCCGCCTTTTCCCCCGGACAGGACAACGGCATTTTGACCTACAGTATTTTCACCACGCGTGGGAAATTTCTTTGTCTGCATAATGATGTCGGTGTTTAAACTTCCGACAATACAAATTTTTTTCATTTTCGGTTGTCTGCCTCCCTGCTCACCTTGGCGGCGTCCTTGATGCCATACTAAACGCTTTCAATGCGTTTGAACAAGGCTTTGAAATCAAATATAACAAAGAAAAACCAAACTCATTAGAGCTTGGTTTTGGATTTGTTTCTTGCGTTTATAATTTTGTTTCAAAAGTCAATTGGCCAAAACAACGTTAATTCCGGCGCTTCTCAGTGCCGTAAGGTTATGAATCGGCAGTCCATGATCGACAATCAACTTGTCCACCTGATTCAATCCAACCAGGCTGGTCAACGATTTGCGGCCGAATTGCGCATGATCCGCCATCAAAATCACTTCGTCGGCAACCTTCAAAAACTTCTGTTTGATTTGGGCTTCCATTTCATGATTTTCAAAGACGCCATGCTCCAGATCAAATCCGCTGCACGATAAAAAGAATTTTCCCACATGGTACGTTTCAATCGCTTTCTCCGCAATGGCGCCTACGAAAGATGAGAACTGCTGGTTCACATATCCGCCAATCGTAATCAAACGAATATGGTCCTGATTCAGAAGCTCAAGCGTGATCGGAATAGAATTCGTAATAACGGTAATCTCCTGATCCCGTAATTCTTTGGCCATCTGCAATGAAAAATCGCTGCTGTCCAAAGCAATGATATCCCCCTTCTCCACAAGCTGAGCGGCTTCCTTGGCAATGGAGCTCTTCACATCCAAATTCGTCATATGTCGTTGAATCGACATCTTATGGTTCAACACCGCGCCGCCATGCGTACGCTGCACAAGCCCTTCCTTCTCCAGCGCCTCCAGATCCTTGCGGATCGTCTCTTTAGTCACGTTGAATTTCTTACTCAGATTAGCGACATACACCGTGCCGACTTGGCTGATATTGTTGAAAATTTCCTTCTGCCTCTCTACCGCTAAACGGCTCTTTTTCATATCATTGTCCATCCTTTAAGCTGTTTTTTTGTTTTTTATGTTCTGTTTTGTGCTTATACCTCATTATACGCTTGGTTATCCAAATTAAAAACAACCAAATTAACAGATCAAACGGAACATAAAACAAAATAATTACCTTTTGTATTTTTGCTTTGACAGAGTAAATTAAAATGTAATTCATAACAAAGAAAAGCCTTCACCACACTGTAAAGGCAATTTCTAATCGCTTGTTCCTCTAGTTATATAGAGTTTTCCGCATCCGCAAGCACCAATAATCCGGATTTTCATCGGTAACTCCCCCTTATGAAACCATGTTTTCCACGAAAAACGTTCCTAATTATATTCCAATATTAATCTATACTGGTTGTAAATATATACCGTTTCAGAGAAAATAGAGACTAAAGAAATAGAAAGGCGTGATGCGGAATGAGCAAATACGGGGCATATGTAAAGTTTACGGCAAAATCGGGAGAACGCGAAACGTTGGCTGACATTCTGTTGGAAGCCGCGGAGGCCATTCGATCCGTAAAAGAGTGCGAGGTTTATATCATTAATTTGTCGGCGCAGGAACCCGATGCCATCTGGGTAACGGAAGTCTGGAGCAGCGCCGAAGCCCATAAGGCTTCTCTCGACCTGCCAGACACCAAAGCAGCTATCGCACGCGCCATGCCACTGATCGAGGGTGTGGAATCGATCCCTGTAACGCCTTTAGGCGGCAAGGGACTGTAAGAATTTATAGAAGCCCCGCTAAACCACTTTGGTTTGGTCGGGGCTTTCTCTTTTATATTTTCCTGCCGATATACAGCAGATGGGATGCGGCCCCCAGCAAATATGGATTTTCCGATTCTTTCATGACGATGTCCATGATTTGCCGATAGGTTTCATCCCCCTGCTGGCGCCAATAATCCCACTGCTCTGGCGTCATGGCACCCGCAATGCTGCTCGAACCGATCAGCTTCACGGTTTCAAAGCTTTGTGACTCCATAAACGGGGTGATTTCAACAATGTCAAAATAATAGGCCCCGGTAAAACGCCCCTCATCTGCGTGGTCGAACATTCCTGTCCGCAAAAATTGCTGGATGCCCTCAATCGTATGGTTGGGCTTCCAATGCTCGGGGTACAGCAGCGAGTTCGTTAAAAATCTGGTTTTGGTCATAAAGGCTGCAAAAACAAGCCCGCCCGGTTTTGTCACCCGGTGCAGCTCTTGGACCGCTTGTACCCGGTCTGCTTCCGTTTGCAGATGATACAGAGGACCCAGCATCAGTACGGCGTCAAAATGGTTATCCGGAAAAAGACTCAGATCTCTGGCATCTGCCGGATAAAAACCGTCAAATTGACCTTCAACCTGGTATTCTTGGGCTTTTGTTCTTGCAAACTCTACCAATCTCGGCGTCAAATCCGTCAACGTGACCCTATAACCGCGTTTAGCCAGCTCAATCGAATATTTTCCCGGTCCCGCGCCATTGTCCAGAATATGTCCCTCTGGCGGAAGCATGCTTTGGATATGATGCATATTAATAATAAATTCGATAGGCTCCCGGTTCAGCCGCCCCCACTCGTCAAAAGCATTGTAATATGAAATGACCTTATCCATCCTAAATCGCCTCCATTTCTTGAGATCATCTTGGACTGCAACTCTGCGGATTACTCTTCCAAGCTAAAATTCAGACGATAGCAATCATCTATGGTTTTGAATGCCTATCAACAGCAGAAATCACCGATCAGGCCGCCAAAATTAAAACCCGAATTTCTCCTTGATCATTAGAGCCGCCTTTTCCGGGCTCAAATCCGTATTGTTGATTCTCATGTAATTGGGATGTTTGACTTCTCCCTCCAGAGAATTCAGACGGTGGCTCTCCATCGTCTCCCGAAGATCCCGTTCGGAAAATGCCAAATTCCTTTTGGTCGGTTTATGTTCCAAGCGGTGCGGGCTTTTGTTGCGTTCCAGCCGCGCCTCCATGCCAGCCTCCAATTCCACTAAATACACCGTCCCGCCCTCGGATTCGAAAATACGGCTGATGTGCTCGATATAATCCCAATCGCTCTTCAGATCAAACGCCCAAACAAAGGTAAAAATCAATCCAGTGAGGTCGCTTTTGGCGACTTCCTCAAAAATTTCCTGCCGGAACAGGTTGACCAGACGTTTCCCTGCAGCCGATCCGTAACTGAAAAAGTTGGAAACAAGATCAATCGTCATATGGTTGTGAAACAGCTTCAAATCTGTTGTTTTCGCCAGTTCCTGCCCCACCGTCATTTTTCCGACAGCCTGTGGCCCGAAAATAATGACCAATTTCATTTGTGCTCACCTCATTTTTTTTAGAGGGTACTAACGATGGTCCAAATGCCTGACCCCATAATGACCCACAGAGCAAGCTTGCGGAACCATTGATCGTTCAGTCTCTTGATCGCTTTGATGCCCAATAATACGCCAACAAACATGCTGGGGATAAGCCATAAAGAACCGGTAAGCACGGAGCTGGTCAACATACCGCCGTATGCATAGGTACCAATGGTGATGATGTTTAGAATAATCGCGTACGCCGTAATATTGGCCCGGAATGTATCCTTGCCTGTACGCTGATTCGATAGAAAAAGAGCCACTGGCGGCCCGCTCATGGAGATGCTTCCGTTTAGCAGCCCGCTAATCATGCCTACAGGAACAAAGGCAAGCTTCTCGTTTTTCACTGGAAATGTCCTGCCAAGCAGTTGAAGCAACGCGATCAATACAATAAAAGCTCCCGTAAACATTTTTAAGAGCCGCTCATCCAGCAAAAGAAGGAGATACGCTCCAACTGGCGCGGCAAGCAAGCTGGACAGGATCAGGATCCATATTTTTTTGAGATCGACATGGCGCCACGCGCCGGTAATCACCATCAGGTTGGTGCATAAGCTCAGCATGACCACGATGGGAACGGCCTCTTGAAATGGAATCATTTTGGCCAAAAAAGGCATAGCGATCAGGGCAAATCCAAAGCTTGTCAGCCCCTGGACAAAACCGGCCGCCATCACCACAACGATGCACAGAATTAAAAATGCGGTTGATTCCATTCCATGTACCCTCTTTTCTTGCGTCTGAAAAAATATGTATTACAGCAAACTTTTGGTGCGGTACCAATAGGAATAAATTTGGCGGAAGACCAGCTTTTCGTACAACCTGTGGGCAGGCGGGTTATGCTGGAGAACCTGAAGGTAGCTTTGCGTCGCGCCGTTTTCTTTGGCCCATTTCAAGATGTTCCGGATCAGCTGCTCGCCATATCCCCGGTTTCGTTGCTGCTCGGAAGTGAGGATATCAAACAATCCGACCATCTGATCTTCGATGACTCCAAGTCCGCAGGCGACGGGAACGGCCCCTTCATAAAGGGTAAAAAATCCGGTTTGCAGCAAGGTACCGGAAAGCATTTTTGAGGTCACGGCCAATTGATCCTCGGACATCTTCGGATTCAGCTTCGATAAGGTCCCGAGCCACTCCAGAGCCGGAGATTCGTAAATTTCAACGTTTGTTAGAAGCGGCTTCGCCGATGCAGCCAGATCATCCAGCAGCATGTTGCAGGAAGGATCGACAACCGTATACCCTCTTGCCTCCAATGCTTGGTCCAGCGACGGTGGACCAAACGAAGTGACCTTAAACACGGTCGGCAGCCCCGCCCTGGCGTATAGTTCTTCGCATTTTGATATTTTCCGGTCGAGATGCTCTTCATCCCGATTGTATATCGCGTTAACGGAATTGGACCTTTTCGTATACCCGTCGGCAAAACGGAGCAGCCATCCGTCATAGACAAGCGTCTGCAGCGCAGGCCAGGCATTAAGAGAGTATTCTTCGATTCGCTGATGCAACTCTACCAACCCCTTAGGAATAGATTGGTAGAATCATACAACAAGACCCGAGCCTGCTCAAGCCTTATTTTTGTTCGAGCTTTATGCCCTCACGGCTGCATTTCATGCTATACCTTCCAGTTTCCATGCCGGAACAGCGGCTTCATATCATTCTATTGAAAAAAACGGATATGGCGGATTTGCGTGATCAGGTTATCGTATTTGCGGCGCAGTTTCCCGCGGTTATCGGGCATCAGTTCGATGTTCACAGCCTCCGCAATCGCCTCCGCCACTTCAGGGATCGTCATCGCATCCGTTTGCAGCTGCCGCTCAAATGCAGGAAGGGAAAGCCCCTCGATGCATCTATCGATCTGCTGCGCGGCCCATGAACGCTCATTTTCGCCCCGGCTTCGCAGTCTCTTCAGCAGCGTCTCCTTGGCGGCGCAAAGCGCAAAATGATGAACGACAACCCCATCCCGCCTCAACCTGCCGACGATCTCGTCGAAATATACCGGATTGACAATCGTCATCGGAATGATCAGCGTTCCGTCATATTCTTCATGCATGTATTTGATCATGCCGTAATTCGTTTCGCGCCACATCTTGTGATCCTGAAAATCGCTTTTGGCCATGGATGCGGGAATGTTTTTGCGTATAAAATAACCCGCGTTCTCCGGGTCGTAAATATATGAATCCGGTATCCGCCGATGAAGCTCATGCGTCGTTTGCGTTTTTCCTGCTCCAAAAGCACCGTTAACCCAAATAATCATCTCTTCACCTCAAAATCTTCCTGCCAATATCTTAGAATCTTAGAATCCCTTGCTGTTTTTTCATTAAATCTACGAACACAGGTCTCTGAACGGAACTGACCGGCAAGTCTTCGATGTCTTCCAAATACTTGAATTCAAGCTCCAAGGATTCTCCTGCATCGTCGCTGAACTTGAGTCTTTTCCCGTCGTCGGCCAATTTCCCCCGCAAATCCGCCTCCGCACGGAAAATGAACATCACGAACACCACTTCATTTCCATCCGGATATGTATATTGCATTCTCGGCCCGCTGTAGACGCCATAAAGCTCAAAACCTGTTACTTCAAGCCCGGTTTCCTCCCGAACCTCGCGTTTCATCGTGTCTTCGATCAGCTCTCCCGGTTCCATGCCGCCGCCTGGCAGTCCCCAATTTCCGTAATCCGAACGCCGCTGCAGCAAAATACGCCCCCATGCATCCTCAATGATGGCTCCGCCCGTAACGATAATTCGCATCATTTTTCTCCTTTTATATGCAATCAATTTTTCTGTGAGAACAAGGTTTATCCTTTTCTTAATTAACGTACATCGGCAACCATCGTAATAGAGGTATCCACCACGCCAACCTCCTCAAAACCAAAACGCCGGTACAGCTTAACCGCGGCCTCATTGCCCGGATCTACACTTAGCGATATCTTTGCGATGCCTTTTTGCCGCAGCCCTTCAAACAGTGCCTCCATCAATGCCGTTCCAATTCTCAGCCCCCGGTAGACCGGCGATAAAGCCATCCCGAGCTCGGGGATATCTGCTGCAACAAAACCAAAACCTTGGTTGTCCTCTGTGAAAAACCGCGCCGTAATCGTTCCCATCGGCTGACCGTCATCCGTTACGGCAATAAAGCCGATATCTCCGGTCCGGCCCCAACCCTCGGCATACTTGGCGATCGCCGGGTCCTGAAGAATCTCTCGGTCAAACGGCTTAGCTCCTTCCGGAACAAACAAAGATTCATATAACATATCCCACATAAAAGGAACGTCCTGCTCCATAATCTGTCTAATCGTGTAGTTCATCTTTGGTCTCCTTTTTCAGTCCTGATTCAAATATTCCTTCTGCAAGATGCTTATATTTTCCTGATGGCATTGGTCGGTCGACTCGGATGCAAAACCGTGCTCTAGCCGCAGCCGTTCAAGTGACTGCTCATCGCCTGTTATAACTGCCTGCTTCAAACGCTCCAAATGGCTCTGCGCCATATTCACTCTCCGCTCCATCTCCTCACGGCTTGCCGTATACTGCCCATGACCGGGAACAAGCAGCTCTACCGGATGATTCTGCAATATCTGCCCGGCCTTGCGAATCGTCTCCTCATACGCCCGGGCGCTGTGAAAAATGAAAGGCAGCTCAAAATCCGACAAATAATCGCCAGCGACAAAAACATGGGCCGAATCGATCACCGTAAACAAACCGTCTGGCGTATGCCCCGGGGCCAGGTAGAAGGTTAATGTAGTGGAACCGATCGTAATCTGCTGCCCGTCCTCCTCAATTACGATATCAAGCTCGGGAAATTCAACCGGATAATCGCGCTTAACGTAATATCTGGCGTCAAATCCGCGGATCAGCTGCAGCTTGTGCTCTTTTTGCGGATGGCTTGCAAGTGCGGCGCTTCCGATCGTTTTGGCATCAGGGAATGCTTTATAGCCAATGATATGATCATAGTCTCCATGCGTAAACAGCAAATAACAAGCTTTATCGCCCCGAACGGCATCGACATGGGCCTTAATCTCTTCAATTTCACTTGGGAGCCAGTTCGGGTCTACGACAAGGATGAGATCATCCAGCTCAATGACAGTGGAGGTTGTTTGATATAAAACGCTTTGGAAAATCGTTATCTTATCGTTTGAAAATTGAATCATGACATCACCTTTTTTCTATAAAAATGAGCTTTCAGTCCCTCTGGCAAAAATATTTGGACGCTCCTCACAAACTACCTTCTGCTTGATTTTCTGTTCCTAAAAAAAGACAATTGCTGCTCTTGGAGCTTCTGCCGGCGGACCACTATGATGGTTAGACGGTTTTTGCCTTCAGGAAGTTTCCTCCTTGATTAATGAAAGCCTTTAGATCTCTACATAAGAAAAACGTCTTTCGACGTACTTTTCACAGAAGACAGACCGCATTTAGCGGATGTTTTTCTTGCGATTATAGAATTGTTCAGCTTCGCTGAAAATTTATAAATTCTATAATCTTAAGAAAAACGTCTATCGACGTACTCTCATAGAAGACAGACCGCGTTTAGCGGTAATTTTTCTTGCGATATAAGGATGCGAGATCTCCGAAGTTTATACTTTCTTATATCTTAAAAAAACTTGTCCGTTTTAATCGGACCACCCTATTAATTTCCCTATGTATTGTTGAATCCCTTTAATATCGGAGATGTTGCCTGGTTAGAAAAAAAGAAGGCTGCCGGGCAAGCAAGCATTCCTGTAACAGGATATATCCGGATTTATGCCGGATGATGCCGTAAGCCCTCAGCCTTCTCTATTATAGATGTTGGATTTATAAATGACTAAAATTACCTAGTTCCGCAGCCCGCGATGCATTGCGTCAAGCAAACGATGCGTTTCATCGCAGCCGTATTCCCAGAACATAATGCCCGCCAGATCGTTATCTTTTACATATTCGCATTTATGCCCGATCGATTCCTCATCATCATAGGATATCAAACTGGAACCGTTGAAAAGATACGGCGCACGCGCTTCTTCATCCCAAAAACGGGTATACCCGTTTTTGTTGATATAGTCCTTGGCAAGCGTCGTAAAATCCGGCCCGTACCCGCCGGTGGTGCCGGCCATTTGGTGAAGACCGTGGTTGCGGTCAGGCACCTGATGCCAGACGCGGGAGTAGAACGCAGCCCCGATCACGATTTTATCTTTCGGAACGCCTGCGCGCATAAACATTTTGACGGAAGCATCCGTACTGATGCGGAACAAATCCCCTGTCGGCGTATACAAATTGGTATGGTGTCCGGTCAACACCTGGAACCCGCCGCGCATATCGTAAGTCATCAGCTGCACAAAATCGAGGTATTTTTGCACCTCATCCATTTCGGTACCGTCCACGTAATATTGGTCGGCCCCCGCGGCGATGGTGAGCAGGTAATGGCGTCCGTCCTGCGCACCTTTGCGGTCCAGCGCTTCCCGGATGGTCTTAAGGAGCAGCGTAAAGTTCGTCTTGTCATCCGGACTGGACGCAATTTCGGCTTCGCCGTAACATGGGTATTCCCAATCCAGATCGATCCCGTCAAACGGATGCTCCGTCAAGACGCGAACCGCCGATTCAGCCATGCTGGCTCTTCCCGCTTCGGTCGCAGCCGCTTCCGAAAAGCCGCCTGCGCTCCATCCGCCGACGGATAGCAGGATGCACAACTCGGGATGCTCGCGTTTGATCTCCTGTAATAATCCCAAGTTGCGTAAATGATCCGTGGAAATCCGATGATCGACCACATGGCCGAAAGCCACGTTGAGATGAGTCAGCTTCACCAGGTCTTCCTTGGTCATGTCAGGCAGCTTGGCATCGACGGCATAACCGGCGACAATGTAATTCGGTTTCGTCATTTACACTTCACTCCGTTCCTTGGACTTTTCCCATACAGCCGATAATACTTGCAGCGATTCCTTCCCGGTTCCGATTTTGTATCCGGAGGCCGTATAGCGGATTTGGTCCCGGCCATCCAGTACGAACAGATGCGGGAAGCCGGCCTCATGAGCCGGGGACTGCGAAATCATGTCCGGTAATGCAGCATATGAAGAGTCGCGGACAAATAGGGTCGACTTCGGCAGCTGCGGATAATTGGCCGGATCAAATGAAGCCGTCCACTCGGATTCGCCGATGATCAACACGATTGGCGCCCCGAGCTCCGTAAACGCTTCGGTCAGCTCGCCGATTTCGCGGAACAGATGCTTGGTCGGTTCGCGCTCCGGTTCGATCCAGGCGGCAATCGCACCGCTTTGGCCGATCAGTTCTCCCAGCGTCTTGCTTGCTCCGTCCAGGGTCGTAAACGAAGGCTTCCGATCCACTGTTCCCAGCACCGGAATATCATGAACCGCTTGCCGGAATGTCAGCGTGACATCCGTTTGTTCCCCGGCGCGTACCTTGAAATAAGTTAAGCGCGCCAACACGGTCCCATCCTTCAAGCGGACGCCAGATGTCATCCGGTATGCGCCCGGTTCCACTTCAAACGGCTGACCATACACATCTTTTTGTCCGTAAGGGAAAAGAAGCGTCTTGTATACTCCATTCTCCAGCCGGGCAAACGTAAAGTTCTCGTAATAGGAAGCGGCCGGGGCTTCAGCGGAAGCTTCCGTGTCCTTAAGCAGCCGGATTCGGCCCCAATCCTTGGCTTCCTGCTCCTGCGGAGCCGAAGCATCCAGCACGGCGTCCACCCAGCTG
Encoded proteins:
- a CDS encoding DeoR/GlpR family DNA-binding transcription regulator; protein product: MKKSRLAVERQKEIFNNISQVGTVYVANLSKKFNVTKETIRKDLEALEKEGLVQRTHGGAVLNHKMSIQRHMTNLDVKSSIAKEAAQLVEKGDIIALDSSDFSLQMAKELRDQEITVITNSIPITLELLNQDHIRLITIGGYVNQQFSSFVGAIAEKAIETYHVGKFFLSCSGFDLEHGVFENHEMEAQIKQKFLKVADEVILMADHAQFGRKSLTSLVGLNQVDKLIVDHGLPIHNLTALRSAGINVVLAN
- a CDS encoding putative quinol monooxygenase; its protein translation is MSKYGAYVKFTAKSGERETLADILLEAAEAIRSVKECEVYIINLSAQEPDAIWVTEVWSSAEAHKASLDLPDTKAAIARAMPLIEGVESIPVTPLGGKGL
- a CDS encoding class I SAM-dependent methyltransferase, which produces MDKVISYYNAFDEWGRLNREPIEFIINMHHIQSMLPPEGHILDNGAGPGKYSIELAKRGYRVTLTDLTPRLVEFARTKAQEYQVEGQFDGFYPADARDLSLFPDNHFDAVLMLGPLYHLQTEADRVQAVQELHRVTKPGGLVFAAFMTKTRFLTNSLLYPEHWKPNHTIEGIQQFLRTGMFDHADEGRFTGAYYFDIVEITPFMESQSFETVKLIGSSSIAGAMTPEQWDYWRQQGDETYRQIMDIVMKESENPYLLGAASHLLYIGRKI
- a CDS encoding AAA family ATPase — its product is MKLVIIFGPQAVGKMTVGQELAKTTDLKLFHNHMTIDLVSNFFSYGSAAGKRLVNLFRQEIFEEVAKSDLTGLIFTFVWAFDLKSDWDYIEHISRIFESEGGTVYLVELEAGMEARLERNKSPHRLEHKPTKRNLAFSERDLRETMESHRLNSLEGEVKHPNYMRINNTDLSPEKAALMIKEKFGF
- a CDS encoding sulfite exporter TauE/SafE family protein, with the protein product MESTAFLILCIVVVMAAGFVQGLTSFGFALIAMPFLAKMIPFQEAVPIVVMLSLCTNLMVITGAWRHVDLKKIWILILSSLLAAPVGAYLLLLLDERLLKMFTGAFIVLIALLQLLGRTFPVKNEKLAFVPVGMISGLLNGSISMSGPPVALFLSNQRTGKDTFRANITAYAIILNIITIGTYAYGGMLTSSVLTGSLWLIPSMFVGVLLGIKAIKRLNDQWFRKLALWVIMGSGIWTIVSTL
- a CDS encoding GNAT family N-acetyltransferase, coding for MHQRIEEYSLNAWPALQTLVYDGWLLRFADGYTKRSNSVNAIYNRDEEHLDRKISKCEELYARAGLPTVFKVTSFGPPSLDQALEARGYTVVDPSCNMLLDDLAASAKPLLTNVEIYESPALEWLGTLSKLNPKMSEDQLAVTSKMLSGTLLQTGFFTLYEGAVPVACGLGVIEDQMVGLFDILTSEQQRNRGYGEQLIRNILKWAKENGATQSYLQVLQHNPPAHRLYEKLVFRQIYSYWYRTKSLL
- a CDS encoding AAA family ATPase, producing MIIWVNGAFGAGKTQTTHELHRRIPDSYIYDPENAGYFIRKNIPASMAKSDFQDHKMWRETNYGMIKYMHEEYDGTLIIPMTIVNPVYFDEIVGRLRRDGVVVHHFALCAAKETLLKRLRSRGENERSWAAQQIDRCIEGLSLPAFERQLQTDAMTIPEVAEAIAEAVNIELMPDNRGKLRRKYDNLITQIRHIRFFQ
- a CDS encoding NUDIX domain-containing protein — protein: MMRIIVTGGAIIEDAWGRILLQRRSDYGNWGLPGGGMEPGELIEDTMKREVREETGLEVTGFELYGVYSGPRMQYTYPDGNEVVFVMFIFRAEADLRGKLADDGKRLKFSDDAGESLELEFKYLEDIEDLPVSSVQRPVFVDLMKKQQGILRF
- a CDS encoding GNAT family N-acetyltransferase — encoded protein: MNYTIRQIMEQDVPFMWDMLYESLFVPEGAKPFDREILQDPAIAKYAEGWGRTGDIGFIAVTDDGQPMGTITARFFTEDNQGFGFVAADIPELGMALSPVYRGLRIGTALMEALFEGLRQKGIAKISLSVDPGNEAAVKLYRRFGFEEVGVVDTSITMVADVR
- a CDS encoding MBL fold metallo-hydrolase produces the protein MIQFSNDKITIFQSVLYQTTSTVIELDDLILVVDPNWLPSEIEEIKAHVDAVRGDKACYLLFTHGDYDHIIGYKAFPDAKTIGSAALASHPQKEHKLQLIRGFDARYYVKRDYPVEFPELDIVIEEDGQQITIGSTTLTFYLAPGHTPDGLFTVIDSAHVFVAGDYLSDFELPFIFHSARAYEETIRKAGQILQNHPVELLVPGHGQYTASREEMERRVNMAQSHLERLKQAVITGDEQSLERLRLEHGFASESTDQCHQENISILQKEYLNQD
- a CDS encoding glycoside hydrolase family 18 protein, yielding MTKPNYIVAGYAVDAKLPDMTKEDLVKLTHLNVAFGHVVDHRISTDHLRNLGLLQEIKREHPELCILLSVGGWSAGGFSEAAATEAGRASMAESAVRVLTEHPFDGIDLDWEYPCYGEAEIASSPDDKTNFTLLLKTIREALDRKGAQDGRHYLLTIAAGADQYYVDGTEMDEVQKYLDFVQLMTYDMRGGFQVLTGHHTNLYTPTGDLFRISTDASVKMFMRAGVPKDKIVIGAAFYSRVWHQVPDRNHGLHQMAGTTGGYGPDFTTLAKDYINKNGYTRFWDEEARAPYLFNGSSLISYDDEESIGHKCEYVKDNDLAGIMFWEYGCDETHRLLDAMHRGLRN